The genomic DNA CTTGCGCATGTGTAGGACTCGCTTACGTGCAGCCGGATGTGTCAGCACGTTGCCGACGATCCGCAGTGCTCCGAGCACGCCCTCGTCGGCGATGACCCGGCGCGGTTGCAGCAGTGCCATCGGGGCACGATTGACGCTGACCACCTCGAATCCCGCGCCGGTCAGCAGCTCGGTCCATTCGGCCACGGTCAGTGGCCGGGCGTTGACCTTGATGGCGCGGGCCATCTCGCGGCGGATGTCGTCCTTGATCTCGTCGGCCAGATCGTCGGGCATCAGCCCCAGTTCGTGGATGGCGTAGCGCCCACCGGGCCGCAGTACCCGGAAGGCCTCGTCGACGATGGCCTGCTTGGCCTTCTCGCCCTGCATGGTCAGCATGGCCTCGCCGACGACGACGTCGGCCGAGCCGGCGTCGAGGCCGGTGGCGGCGGCGTCGGCAGCGACCAGCCGACCGCCGGTGTCGGCCACCACTTTCTGCAGCGGGGTCGAGGTCGTCGAGCTGTCGTCGACGCCGACGTACGAGCGGGGCCGGCGCGCGGCGATGTCGGTGGCCGTCCGGCCCAGCCCAGGCCCGAGTTCGACGACGTCGGCGTCGGTGATCCGCGCCTCGGCGAGCAGGCGGGTGGTCAGCTCGAGTCCGCCCGGCCGGAGCACCCGCTTGCCGAGCCGGGCCAGCAGCCAGTGCCCGGGCAGATCGGCGTCGGACCGCTGCGCCAACGGCAGTTCGTTCTTGCTGGTCATCTCGTCATTCCTTCTCGGTGAGCTGTGCACCACGTACTGCACAGCGGGACAACGGAAAACAAGGCGCACGTGTACGCCAGGGCGAGGTTCGGGCCCCACGGCGGGTTCAGGACAATGTCCTGCCCGGTGGCGTAGACGCCGTTGAGAAA from Mycobacterium sp. DL440 includes the following:
- a CDS encoding class I SAM-dependent methyltransferase; translation: MTSKNELPLAQRSDADLPGHWLLARLGKRVLRPGGLELTTRLLAEARITDADVVELGPGLGRTATDIAARRPRSYVGVDDSSTTSTPLQKVVADTGGRLVAADAAATGLDAGSADVVVGEAMLTMQGEKAKQAIVDEAFRVLRPGGRYAIHELGLMPDDLADEIKDDIRREMARAIKVNARPLTVAEWTELLTGAGFEVVSVNRAPMALLQPRRVIADEGVLGALRIVGNVLTHPAARKRVLHMRKTFNRYSEHLTAVAIVAAVPAAESK